The DNA segment TCCGGTTCCCTTGGATTCACGTGGCaagtatcatcatcatctggtCAGCCACGAATGTCCCCTACGACTTCCCGGTCCTGAGTTTGGTTCATAGAGAATATACATTGACCGGTTTTGATGAAATTGAACAAGAGAACAACTCTATCTATGTTATGATTGTTTTACCGTTTACGTTTGTTCTTGGAGGGAGTAGATGATGTGGAAGAGTTGCTGTTCCAGTTCCTTTTCCTCTGGTTGATAAACCAATTGTTAATCTGCTTCAGCTGCAAACCGGTTTCTTCAACCAGTTTCGCCTTATCTTCCTCCTACAATTCAAAACCAAAGCAAGAATCAAAAACCGCTATTGAGAATGTTATTAACAAACTTTATGAGATGAGGCTTTTACAGTTGGGTATGGCCATTTGGCGTGAGTTCGCCACCACTCTTTGAGTACAGAAGTTGTATCTCCGGGTAACTTTCCCGCCCTTCTCTTCCTCATTATCTCCTCTCTTATGTCCACAATCTTCTCTTTGAAACCCTATAGGAGCACACATGATAGCCCAATGCGTTTCAGTTTAGTGTGACGTAACATGGCAATTTGAGTAAGCAGTTACCTGTTTAAGCTCATGCTTCAGTTCTTTCTTCACACGTTCCAGCAAGGATCTCTCCCGCTCTGTTGGAACAAGAGGACCGAATCCCATCATGCAATCTGAACCGTCCAAACTTCCATCAAACATGTTCACCTCGCTCTCTACTTGattatcatcttcatcatccgaCATTGTCTTGCCATTATTTTCACTTGGTGAAACTCCTACAACCACACACAATACAAAATCATAAAGACACCCctaaagagagaagaaaaaaattgatttcgGATTGAGACACACTTACCCGTTATGGATTGCAGTGACTGCTCAATCTCCCAACAAGCCGTGATAGCTTCCATTGCATGGACACAAACGTGGTGTTGGAGTTGCTCTTTAAACGAACATAAGAGAACAACATAATGTGACTGCAtcatcattaaaaaaaagaagtaagatTCTGACCCATAAGGCATACAAATAGAACCATACAAAGCAGATTATGTTTTCTTTATAGTGGACAACAAAAAACTCAGAGGAAAGCAGACAAACAACAAGCCATCAAGAAAGAAGCTTTATCCAACAAGTACAACTTATTCTAGTCAAAGAAAGTTCATAATTCGAATCATTTATAGCCAAAAAGGAGCAAAGATCAAAATCCAATTCAAGACTCAAGAAGAAGTTTGGCTAATGTGAAATCCCCACTAATGTTGAATATCGCTCAAAGTGTAAAGCTTTCGTATTTTGCATGAACTGAATAAAAAGAGAACACATTACTACTGCTAAGAAGACAATCTCCAGAGAAGAGTACActctaaaacttaaaaaaaaaaatatctgaaacttCCAAAGAAGCAAACTTTATGAAAGAAGACAAACACAACCATTGAATCAAAGTTGATTAATGTCAAACTCAACGACCACGAGTTCCTTCTTGTATTTTCCAAAATTACCATGAAATGATCAAGCTCCTTGTTATCCATAACCACACCAAGAGTGGAGTACTTAGCGGCGACGGTATGCAACTCGCTGAGCTGCGCATCGATCCTCGGAATCTGGTCAACGGGAGTCGCGACCCTAAGGCAAGCCACGTGAGCCGCCAGGAGCTGCTCGAACATCGGATGCCTCACAATCGCCGCCTTGCAGCTCGCGCTCTTCCAATCCTCGCCTCCTCCGTCGGCGTTGACTCCGTCGATGACTTCAGGGGGGCCTTCCCCGGTGTTTTGGATCTCGGAAGAGTCGAAGGAGAGCCACCGTCGGTTCGTAGCAGCGGCGGCGGAGGAGCTGTCTCCGCCGCGATTCGGAGGCGCGAAATCGGAGTCCGCCGTGGCTGCGGCGGGAGGGAGGTTGAGGAAGGTGGCGGTGAGGAGGGACGGTGTTTCGGAGAAGTGAGGCTGCGGGTGTTGGTGGGATTGATCGGAGAAGTGTCGGAGAGGAAGGTCTTCTTGCGGAGGAAGGAGGTGGGAGCTGGTAAACGACATTGTTTTCCTGCGTTTTGGGGATCGGAGAAAAGacttctctctctttcccttAGTAGTGTGTTAACTTATTATTCCTCAAGACCAAGTGTGTCTTAATTAACCATGGATATTTGACCCTCAAAAAGTAAGAAAATTAACCATGGATATTAAACTGCaaataactttttaataattttattttctcgtgcacaaaaaaataatatttttttcttttggatattttggtttggtttcaaCAACTTTTTAGAAtaagggggtgttagtgggacttaaatttctatagagtttgttgattttaaaagttgagagatttgttaaatttggaaagagatgtagagaattttgtatattgtgaaaatctatgaaaataaagtaatgtaatgattctaagaattcaAGGTAAACATGTAgtattctcaaaatcttaatTTGTGAGTTAAAATGATAAGAATTCAACTCCCAATAACATTTACtttaatagatttgtagaatcattaaaatctaaactttttgaataacaaatgattttgtatagagttatagaatcatcaaaccaataacaatagatttcaATGAGAATATGAGaatctataaaccaataacactagacttAGAAATTCTAAGATTCATTATAAATCTCATCcccactaacaccccctaaGTATTTTTATCTTTAATGAACTCATGTAGGTttctaataaaattatattttcctcAATTTAGATACATTAGTAAATTTTTATACAGATTAATTTTGGTGTACATGTCATAAAATGAATAAAGTGTAGTTACCATCAAAACCACTAAAAGatatctaaaatttttaaaactcttgacaataataataatttggatCCACACGAAAGACTGATGAGGCCAATTTGGcattattt comes from the Brassica rapa cultivar Chiifu-401-42 chromosome A01, CAAS_Brap_v3.01, whole genome shotgun sequence genome and includes:
- the LOC103851331 gene encoding homeobox protein knotted-1-like 5 codes for the protein MSFTSSHLLPPQEDLPLRHFSDQSHQHPQPHFSETPSLLTATFLNLPPAAATADSDFAPPNRGGDSSSAAAATNRRWLSFDSSEIQNTGEGPPEVIDGVNADGGGEDWKSASCKAAIVRHPMFEQLLAAHVACLRVATPVDQIPRIDAQLSELHTVAAKYSTLGVVMDNKELDHFMSHYVVLLCSFKEQLQHHVCVHAMEAITACWEIEQSLQSITGVSPSENNGKTMSDDEDDNQVESEVNMFDGSLDGSDCMMGFGPLVPTERERSLLERVKKELKHELKQGFKEKIVDIREEIMRKRRAGKLPGDTTSVLKEWWRTHAKWPYPTEEDKAKLVEETGLQLKQINNWFINQRKRNWNSNSSTSSTPSKNKRKRTGKS